In Silene latifolia isolate original U9 population chromosome X, ASM4854445v1, whole genome shotgun sequence, the following proteins share a genomic window:
- the LOC141620258 gene encoding uncharacterized protein LOC141620258: protein MKVVTKCIANRLKGVMDDLVSPFQSAFVPNRSIADNIVIAQEILHTINHRSYGKKGMMALKADMSKAYDRLNCNFIKGVLSYLNLPGSRVQLIMSTIESVSYEILLNGAPMEKVEPAVGLGKDDNLIKGIKICKNGPEISHLLFADDSLFFIRGDYGDLDFLKNIIDEYCVASGQFLNKDKSSLLFSPNWSFMTVKKCLTEFTFAPKHDLGNYLGLPTSIGSSKRDLFKFLVDKTKRRLSSWNNILLSSAGKLTLIRSVLSSLSLFSLSNPWKAPQASSWALKSLVWGSDLIYNNIVWTIGCSSRLNARKSKWIKGYSLHDLCGDFIDAPTEFLATVKSGYYVAAMALSNGPTSNVDRSRMNEMVFKNHRPWPLSALNYILGGIQCMNEVVCSKDASLLRAPLLDSSPVFGLAKRIRNSFPYWIIGGPGFENVCTIKCDAAWKADKSSGMGWCLLDGNGTLRNTARARSFGSSALHAEGHAAIMALKWALDEGYLLVRLVTDCLILVMQVAGAENAIAPVKCIIYDLNSIASHFQSCSLSFCPRRMNKIAHNLAPEAIL, encoded by the exons ATGAAAGTTGTCACTAAGTGTATTGCTAATAGATTAAAAGGGGTTATGGATGATCTTGTTAGTCCATTTCAAAGTGCTTTTGTCCCTAATAGAAGTATTGCAGATAATATTGTCATTGCCCAAGAAATTCTTCATACCATAAATCATAGGAGTTATGGCAAAAAGGGTATGATGGCTTTAAAGGCAGATATGAGTAAAGCCTATGATAGGTTGAACTGTAATTTTATAAAAGGGGTGCTCTCTTACTTAAATTTGCCGGGCTCTAGGGTTCAGCTTATTATGAGTACTATTGAATCTGTTTCTTATGAAATTCTATTGAATGGTGCTCCTATGGAAAAAGTTGAACCTGCTGTGGGATTAGGCAAG GATGACAATCTCATTAAGGGTATCAAAATTTGCAAGAACGGGCCGGAAATCTCCCATTTATTATTTGCGGATGATTCTCTCTTCTTTATTCGAGGTGACTATGGGGATTTGGACTTTCTTAAGAACATTATCGATGAATATTGTGTTGCCTCTGGGCAATTCCTTAATAAAGATAAGTCCTCTTTACTTTTCAGTCCAAATTGGTCATTTATGACGGTCAAGAAGTGCTTGACTGAGTTTACATTTGCTCCCAAGCATGATCTTGGAAACTATCTTGGTTTACCTACGAGTATTGGGTCTTCTAAGAGGGATTTATTTAAATTTCTTGTTGACAAGACTAAGCGAAGACTATCCTCATGGAATAACATTCTTCTCTCTTCGGCTGGTAAATTGACTCTCATTCGTTCTGTTCTCTCTTCACTATCTCTTTTCTCTCTATCG AACCCTTGGAAGGCTCCCCAAGCGTCGTCATGGGCTCTAAAAAGCCTTGTCTGGGGCTCTGATCTTATCTATAACAATATTGTTTGGACTATTGGATGTTCTTCTCGTCTTAATGCTAGGAAGAGTAAATGGATTAAGGGCTATAGTCTTCATGATCTTTGTGGGGATTTTATTGATGCTCCTACTGAATTCCTCGCTACTG TCAAGTCGGGATACTATGTTGCCGCTATGGCCTTATCTAATGGACCTACCTCGAATGTTGATCGCTCTAGAAT GAATGAGATGGTCTTCAAAAACCATCGCCCTTGGCCTTTGAGTGCTCTCAATTATATTCTTGGTGGCATTCAGTGTATGAATGAGGTTGTGTGCAGTAAGGATGCTAGCCTCCTTAGAGCACCTTTGTTGGACTCCTCTCCTGTCTTTGGTTTAGCTAAGAGAATTAGAAACTCCTTTCCCTATTGGATTATTGGTGGACCTGGGTTCGAAAATGTTTGCACTATCAAGTGTGATGCTGCCTGGAAGGCCGATAAAAGTTCTGGCATGGGGTGGTGCTTGTTGGATGGTAATGGGACCTTAAGGAATACTGCTCGCGCTCGCTCGTTTGGCTCTTCTGCCCTGCATGCTGAAGGACATGCAGCTATCATGGCACTtaaatgggccttggacgaagggTACCTTCTTGTTAGACTTGTTACGGATTGTCTTATCTTGGTTATGCAGGTTGCTGGAGCGGAGAATGCGATTGCACCTGTTAAGTGCATTATATATGATTTAAACTCTATTGCGTCTCATTTTCAAAGTTGTTCTCTTAGTTTCTGTCCTAGAAGGATGAATAAGATAGCTCATAATCTTGCTCCAGAGGCTATTTTGTGA